A stretch of Malus sylvestris chromosome 11, drMalSylv7.2, whole genome shotgun sequence DNA encodes these proteins:
- the LOC126588863 gene encoding oligopeptide transporter 1-like encodes MVGSFNGFDGVSEAKLPGKLQSDIDVIGDDEVNDSPIEEVWLTVPITDDPSQPTLTFRTWVLGILSCVILSFVNEFFGFRTNQLSVSSVSAQIVVLPLGKLMAATLPTRKFRVPFTKWSFTMNPGPFNLKEHVLITIFANSGAGGVYAVHIITIVKAFYHRKQHPAAAFLLAQTTQMLGYGWAGLFRKYLVDSPYMWWPANLVQVSLFRALHEKEKRPKGGVTRLQFFLMVFVCSFAYYIFPGFLFPSISAFSIVCLIWKSSITAQQIGSGMNGLGIGSFGFDWSTIAGFLGSPLATPGFAIINLLVGFVSILYILTPISYWSNAYDAKKFPIFTSHTFDSTGQTYDLSRVLNQTTFDIDREAYNNYSKLYLSTFFAFSYGLSFATLTATISHVALFHGKSIWRMWKKTTSVVKDQVGDVHTRLMKKNYDSVPQWWFQLILVLMVGLSIFACEGFGKQLQLPWWGVLMACGIALFFTLPIGIIQATTNQQPGLNVITELVIGYIYPGKPIANVTFKTYGYISMVQALTFLGDFKLGHYMKIPPKSMFIAQLVGTIVASSVYFGTAWWLLESIEHICDTSSLPEGNPWTCPGDDVFYHASIIWGVIGPLRMFTSYGVYKEMNWFFLIGLLAPVPVWFLSKKFPNHLWIRLINMPIILGATGSMPPAKAVHYITWFTVGIFFSFYVYKSHKGWWARHNYILSASLDAGLAFMGVLMYFSLQSQGINGPPWWGLEGSDQCPLAECPTAPGVVAKGCPV; translated from the exons ATGGTGGGCAGCTTCAATGGCTTCGATGGAGTATCTGAAGCAAAGTTGCCCGGCAAGCTTCAATCGGACATTGATGTCATCG GTGATGATGAAGTGAATGACAGCCCCATTGAGGAAGTTTGGCTAACTGTTCCAATAACCGACGACCCTTCACAGCCAACCTTGACATTTCGGACATGGGTTCTTGGGATTTTATCGTGCGTGATTCTTTCTTTTGTCAACGAATTCTTTGGGTTCCGAACGAATCAGCTGTCCGTTTCTTCAGTCTCCGCTCAGATTGTTGTCCTTCCTCTGGGAAAGTTGATGGCTGCGACCCTTCCAACCAGAAAATTCCGAGTCCCCTTCACAAAATGGTCGTTTACAATGAATCCAGGGCCTTTCAATCTGAAAGAACATGTGTTGATCACCATATTTGCAAACTCGGGAGCAGGCGGCGTTTATGCAGTACACATCATCACGATTGTCAAGGCCTTCTACCACAGGAAGCAGCATCCTGCAGCAGCCTTCTTGTTAGCACAGACTACTCAG ATGCTTGGGTATGGATGGGCTGGCTTATTCAGAAAATACCTTGTTGACTCCCCTTACATGTGGTGGCCTGCAAATCTGGTTCAAGTTTCTCTCTTCAG GGCATTACATGAGAAGGAAAAGAGACCAAAGGGAGGTGTTACTAGACTGCAGTTCTTCCTCATGGTTTTCGTATGCAGCTTTGCTTACTACATTTTTCCCGgatttctcttcccctccatctCTGCTTTCTCCATTGTTTGCTTGATATGGAAGAGCTCCATCACTGCTCAACAGATTGGTTCTGGCATGAATGGCCTTGGCATTGGCTCTTTTGGCTTCGATTGGTCCACCATTGCTGGCTTCTTGGGCAGCCCTTTAGCCACACCTGGGTTTGCCATTATCAACTTGTTAGTTGGCTTTGTCTCGATCCTCTACATTCTTACCCCCATTTCTTATTGGTCCAATGCATATGACGCTAAGAAGTTTCCAATCTTCACCTCTCATACTTTCGACTCGACGGGCCAGACCTATGATCTTTCCCGGGTTCTGAATCAAACAACTTTCGACATCGATCGTGAAGCGTATAACAATTACAGTAAACTCTATCTCAGTACCTTCTTTGCCTTCAGTTATGGCTTGAGCTTTGCCACTCTTACAGCTACTATTTCACATGTTGCCCTCTTCCATGGAAA ATCAATTTGGCGTATGTGGAAGAAGACAACTAGTGTCGTGAAAGATCAAGTTGGCGACGTCCACACCCGGCTGATGAAAAAGAACTATGATTCTGTCCCTCAATGGTGGTTTCAACTCATCCTTGTTTTAATGGTTGGCCTTTCCATCTTTGCTTGTGAAGGTTTTGGAAAACAGCTCCAACTTCCATGGTGGGGAGTTTTAATGGCTTGTGGCATTGCCTTATTTTTCACCTTGCCCATCGGCATTATTCAAGCCACAACAAACCAG CAACCGGGGCTGAATGTGATCACGGAGCTCGTTATCGGGTATATTTACCCGGGGAAGCCTATTGCTAATGTGACATTTAAGACATATGGATACATCAGCATGGTACAAGCACTCACTTTTCTTGGTGACTTCAAATTAGGTCACTACATGAAGATCCCGCCTAAGTCAATGTTTATTGCACAG CTAGTGGGAACTATTGTGGCTTCAAGTGTATACTTTGGCACAGCATGGTGGCTTCTCGAATCCATCGAGCACATCTGCGATACATCAAGTTTGCCAGAGGGAAATCCGTGGACATGCCCGGGAGATGATGTGTTCTACCATGCTTCGATCATATGGGGGGTCATAGGCCCACTCCGAATGTTTACCAGCTATGGAGTCTACAAGGAGATGAACTGGTTCTTCCTCATCGGCCTCCTTGCACCCGTTCCAGTTTGGTTCCTCTCAAAGAAATTCCCCAACCACCTGTGGATCAGGCTCATCAACATGCCCATAATCCTCGGTGCAACGGGCTCCATGCCGCCGGCTAAGGCCGTGCACTACATAACATGGTTTACAGTTGGTATTTTCTTCAGCTTCTATGTGTACAAAAGTCACAAGGGCTGGTGGGCTAGACATAACTATATTCTCTCTGCCTCTTTGGATGCGGGCCTTGCGTTCATGGGAGTTCTCATGTATTTCTCCCTTCAATCTCAGGGGATCAATGGGCCTCCATGGTGGGGTCTTGAAGGCAGTGACCAGTGCCCGTTGGCCGAGTGTCCAACGGCGCCCGGGGTTGTTGCCAAAGGCTGCCCAGTTTAA
- the LOC126588848 gene encoding oligopeptide transporter 1-like, with protein MGTYVEDGVPHEGKLQSNVDVIDDEVNDSPIEQVRLTVPITDDPSEPTLTFRTWVLGIISCSVLAFVNQFFGYRQNQLYVSSVSAQILVLPLGKLMAATLPKRRIRLPFRNWSFSLNPGPFNLKEHVLITIFANSGSNSVYAVNIITIVMAFYHRPMHPAAAFLLAQTTQMLGYGWAGLFRKYLVDSPYMWWPSNLVQVSLFRALHEKEKRPKGGRTRLQFFFMVFICSFAYYIVPSFLFPSISAFSFVCWIYKDSITAQQIGSGMHGLGIGSFGLDWSTVAGFLGSPLATPGFATINILIGFVLIVYIVTPIAYWNNAYDAQKFPIITSHTFDSTGQSYNISRVLDQKNFDINMVGYNGYSKLYLSTFFAFSYGLSFATLTATISHVALFHGRTIWKMWKKTTSAVKDQIGDIHTRLMKKNYDAVPQWWFQIILVSMVALAIFTCEGFGKQLQLPWWGVLMACGIALFFTLPIGIIQATTNQQPGLNVITELLIGYIYPGKPVANVAFKTYGYISMSQALNFLGDFKLGHYMKIPPKSMFVVQLVGTLVASSVYFGTSWWLITSIEYICDPAKLPTGSPWTCPGDDVFYNASIIWGVIGPLRMFAGKGVYPEMNWFFLIGLLAPVPIWFLSKKFPNQKWIKLINMPIILGATGSMPPARAVNYLTWLSVGIFFNFYVYRKYKGWWARHNYILSAALDAGVAFTAVLLYFTLQSKNIMGPGWWGLEADDHCPLAECPTAPGVVAKGCPVL; from the exons atgggtacTTATGTAGAGGATGGAGTTCCTCATGAAGGAAAGCTGCAATCAAATGTTGATGTAATTG ATGATGAAGTGAATGACAGCCCAATAGAGCAAGTGAGGCTAACAGTTCCAATAACGGATGACCCTTCAGAGCCGACCTTGACGTTTCGAACATGGGTTCTTGGGATCATTTCATGCTCAGTTCTTGCATTTGTCAACCAGTTTTTCGGGTATCGCCAGAATCAGCTCTACGTTTCTTCAGTCTCGGCGCAAATTCTTGTCCTGCCTCTTGGGAAGCTGATGGCTGCTACTCTTCCGAAGAGAAGAATCCGACTTCCATTTAGAAATTGGTCTTTTTCATTGAATCCGGGGCCTTTCAACTTGAAAGAACATGTGTTGATCACTATATTTGCCAACTCAGGATCGAACAGTGTTTACGCTGTTAACATTATCACGATTGTCATGGCTTTCTACCACAGACCAATGCATCCTGCAGCTGCCTTCTTGTTAGCACAAACCACTCAG ATGCTTGGGTATGGATGGGCTGGCCTTTTCAGAAAATACCTTGTTGACTCTCCTTACATGTGGTGGCCTTCAAATCTTGTTCAAGTCTCTCTTTTCAG GGCACTGCACGAAAAGGAAAAGAGACCAAAGGGAGGCCGAACCAGGCTGCAGTTCTTCTTCATGGTTTTCATCTGCAGCTTTGCTTACTACATTGTTCCGAGTTTTCTTTTCCCCTCCATTTCCGCTTTCTCCTTCGTTTGCTGGATATACAAGGACTCCATCACCGCGCAACAGATTGGTTCCGGCATGCATGGCCTTGGCATTGGCTCATTTGGCCTTGATTGGTCCACCGTTGCCGGTTTCTTAGGCAGCCCTTTAGCTACGCCTGGATTCGCAACCATTAACATCTTAATCGGCTTTGTCTTGATTGTCTACATTGTTACCCCCATTGCTTATTGGAACAATGCCTATGATGCTCAAAAGTTTCCGATCATTACGTCTCACACCTTCGACTCCACCGGCCAAAGCTATAACATTTCCAGAGTACTGGATCAGAAAAATTTCGACATTAACATGGTAGGGTACAACGGTTACAGTAAACTCTATCTCAGTACCTTCTTTGCCTTCTCTTATGGACTGAGCTTTGCCACTTTGACGGCTACTATTTCGCACGTTGCTCTCTTCCACGGAAG AACAATCTGGAAGATGTGGAAAAAGACAACTAGTGCAGTGAAAGATCAGATCGGTGACATCCACACCCGACTGATGAAGAAGAACTATGATGCAGTGCCTCAATGGTGGTTTCAAATCATCCTTGTTTCAATGGTTGCTCTTGCTATCTTTACTTGCGAAGGTTTCGGAAAACAGCTCCAACTTCCATGGTGGGGAGTTTTAATGGCTTGCGGCATTGCCCTATTTTTCACCTTACCTATCGGCATTATTCAAGCCACAACGAACCAG CAACCAGGGCTTAATGTGATCACGGAGCTACTCATTGGGTACATTTATCCGGGGAAGCCTGTTGCTAATGTGGCTTTCAAGACCTATGGATATATCAGTATGTCACAGGCACTCAATTTTCTTGGTGACTTCAAATTAGGCCACTATATGAAGATCCCTCCTAAGTCCATGTTTGTTGTGCAG TTAGTTGGAACGCTAGTAGCTTCAAGTGTCTACTTTGGCACATCCTGGTGGCTTATCACAAGCATCGAGTACATCTGTGATCCAGCGAAGCTGCCAACGGGAAGTCCGTGGACATGCCCAGGAGATGATGTGTTCTACAATGCTTCAATCATATGGGGGGTCATAGGCCCCCTCAGGATGTTCGCAGGCAAAGGTGTCTACCCGGAAATGAACTGGTTCTTCCTCATTGGTTTGCTTGCACCTGTTCCGATTTGGTTCCTCTCCAAAAAATTCCCCAACCAGAAGTGGATTAAGCTCATAAACATGCCGATAATTCTAGGGGCAACGGGCTCCATGCCGCCTGCTAGGGCTGTGAACTACTTGACATGGCTTTCAGTTGGGATTTTCTTCAACTTTTATGTGTACAGAAAGTACAAGGGGTGGTGGGCTAGGCATAACTACATTCTATCTGCTGCTTTGGATGCTGGTGTGGCCTTCACCGCAGTTCTTCTGTATTTCACCCTTCAATCCAAGAATATTATGGGGCCCGGCTGGTGGGGTCTCGAAGCGGATGACCATTGTCCGTTGGCCGAGTGCCCCACGGCGCCAGGTGTAGTTGCCAAAGGCTGTCCGGttctctaa
- the LOC126588851 gene encoding pentatricopeptide repeat-containing protein At5g66520-like, whose protein sequence is MLSTVTCLHLPPLNHNTDSHSPQTLTATHLLHSFASPSELKQLHAHLIKTNSPLTSLPPSRIAFVCSLNPSFSYARKLFQHLETPETEAWNSCLKAFAEGNDPIDAILLFNQLQSFCVSPDSFTLSFVLKACTRLLDVSKGRGIHGYVEKLGFQSNLFLMNMILNLYTLCGGERDARLVFDKMPQRDVVTWNIMITQLVKKGEIKGAYDLFSQMPGRSVRSWTLMISGFVQCGKPKEAIGLFLEMEEAGVRPNEVTVVAVLAACADLGDLDLGRRIHEYSNQSGFSRNVRVSNTLIEMYVKCGCLEDACKVFDGMKERTVVSWSAMIAGLAMHGQAEEALRLFSEMIEEGMDPNDVTFVGLLHACSHIGFVDQGREFFTSMTNDYGIVPKIEHYGCMVDLLSRAGLLQEAHEFIINMPIKPNSVVWGALLGGCKVHKNIELAEEATKHLSELDPLNDGYYVVLSNIYAEAQRWEDTARVRKLMRDRGVKKTPGWSSITLDGVVYEFVAGDETHPQAQEIVQMWEKLVEKMKLKGYVPNTSVVLLDIEEDQKEKFLYRHSEKLALIFGLINTEPGTPIRIMKNLRVCEDCHAAFKLISAIVDREIVVRDRNRFHCFKDGSCSCKDYWNLGQIFMCSAGHDCFFVFSPKD, encoded by the exons ATGCTTTCAACGGTCACTTGCCTCCATCTTCCTCCTCTCAACCACAATACAGACTCTCACTCTCCCCAAACCCTCACAGCAACCCACCTCCTCCACAGCTTTGCCTCCCCATCCGAGCTCAAACAACTCCACGCCCACCTCATCAAAACCAACTCTCCTCTCacttccctccctccctctcgaATCGCCTTCGTTTGCTCTCTCAACCCCAGCTTCTCCTATGCCCGGAAACTCTTCCAACATCTTGAAACCCCCGAGACGGAAGCCTGGAACTCGTGCCTGAAAGCCTTCGCTGAAGGCAACGACCCCATTGATGCAATTCTGCTTTTTAACCAGTTGCAGAGCTTTTGTGTTTCGCCGGATAGTTTTACGCTTTCTTTCGTTCTGAAGGCGTGTACACGTTTGTTGGATGTTTCCAAAGGCAGAGGGATACATGGGTATGTAGAGAAACTTGGGTTTCAGTCGAATTTGTTTCTGATGAATATGATTCTGAATTTGTATACTTTGTGTGGCGGAGAGCGAGATGCGCGGTTGGTGTTTGATAAAATGCCGCAGAGGGATGTTGTGACGTGGAATATAATGATAACCCAGTTGGTAAAGAAGGGTGAAATTAAGGGGGCGTATGACTTGTTTTCGCAGATGCCCGGTAGAAGTGTGAGGTCATGGACGTTGATGATTTCGGGGTTTGTTCAATGCGGGAAGCCTAAGGAGGCTATTGGTTTGTTTTTGGAGATGGAAGAGGCTGGCGTGAGGCCAAATGAGGTGACCGTAGTGGCTGTTCTTGCTGCATGTGCTGATTTGGGGGACTTGGATTTGGGTAGGAGAATTCATGAGTACTCGAACCAAAGTGGGTTTAGCAGAAATGTTCGTGTTTCCAATACTTTGATTGAAATGTATGTCAAATGTGGATGCTTGGAGGATGCCTGTAAGGTTTTCGATGGGATGAAAGAGCGAACGGTTGTGTCATGGTCAGCGATGATTGCCGGGCTTGCCATGCATGGACAAGCTGAGGAAGCTTTGAGACTTTTCTCTGAGATGATTGAGGAAGGCATGGATCCGAATGATGTAACCTTTGTAGGACTGTTGCATGCTTGTAGCCACATTGGGTTTGTGGATCAGGGTCGTGAATTCTTCACCAGCATGACTAACGATTATGGTATAGTTCCTAAAATTGAGCACTACGGTTGCATGGTTGATCTTTTGAGTAGGGCAGGGCTCCTTCAAGAGGCTCACGAGTTTATCATTAACATGCCTATCAAGCCCAATAGTGTCGTATGGGGAGCTCTCCTTGGCGGATGCAAAGTTCACAAAAACATTGAACTGGCtgaagaagcaacaaagcaCCTTTCTGAATTAGATCCACTTAATGATGGATACTATGTCGTTTTGTCAAACATTTATGCAGAAGCACAACGATGGGAAGACACAGCAAGAGTGAGAAAGTTAATGAGGGATCGAGGTGTGAAGAAAACTCCCGGCTGGAGTTCAATCACACTGGATGGAGTAGTTTATGAGTTTGTTGCTGGGGATGAAACCCATCCGCAAGCTCAGGAGATTGTCCAAATGTGGGAGAAACTAGTTGAGAAAATGAAGCTGAAGGGTTATGTGCCTAACACCTCAGTTGTTCTGCTAGACATAGAAGAGGACCAGAAGGAAAAATTTCTCTATCGTCATAGTGAGAAATTAGCGCTGATTTTCGGGTTGATCAACACAGAACCTGGAACACCAATTCGAATTATGAAGAATCTTCGTGTTTGTGAGGACTGTCATGCTGCTTTCAAACTTATATCAGCAATTGTTGATAGAGAGATTGTTGTACGTGACCGGAATCGGTTCCATTGTTTCAAAGATGGTTCTTGCTCCTGCAAGGATTACTG GAATCTTGGACAAATCTTCATGTGCAGTGCAGGACATGACTGCTTCTTTGTTTTTTCCCCTAAAGATTAA